Proteins from a genomic interval of Niabella soli DSM 19437:
- a CDS encoding type VI secretion system Vgr family protein: MAQLTEPMFSINGNPVTQFTSFSLNQNIFDHHRFTLVCPAQAIDGSGGIFTASQDMIGGTFGARISGVGLTSHLLFNGIVTGVETARFTGHHGDVIITGYSPTIVLDSGPHCKSWEKKTIKDISGDVLKFFPQNLLEAKVQPLYSEALGYTVQYRESAWKFLQRITGTYGEWLFWDGRSLVIGPSPNDAKISLQYGNTLSRFNVALEARPTAMQYMSWDYQNSQVYTSQPQGVEQKAGLNPWGEKVFKKAQAVYGTQPKQWNYRHTNNKKQQDDLATMRSAVESSKMVRFTGQSGHPGVALGGRIEVSGNNVFSAGAEGYGEYLVTTVNHYVDATGNYENDFTAVPASINVPPVTIPNDPVCETQSAIVTDNHDPQGLGRVRVKMHWMNGAEKTPWIRVTSPHGGGGKGHFFIPEIGEEIITGFEGDSATKPYVIGTVYHGKANNTFSNANNDIKTTQTRSGIKQTYNDADGSYYLSDKGGAESGADMKFDGAGNIITNAHTVYTLNTGTKTNVVVGGTKEAPEGQSSLSMDSSGNITIESKTSITLKVGDHKIVINDKGIENYATGAAIKLSSVAGVISIISDSTTDIKTGGPDITLNAGGGNVNIN; this comes from the coding sequence ATGGCGCAACTCACCGAACCTATGTTCAGTATCAACGGGAACCCTGTAACCCAGTTCACCTCTTTTTCACTCAATCAGAATATTTTCGATCATCACCGGTTTACTTTAGTATGCCCGGCACAGGCCATCGATGGCAGCGGCGGCATTTTTACTGCTTCGCAGGATATGATCGGGGGTACTTTCGGGGCCCGTATTTCTGGTGTGGGCCTCACTTCGCACCTTTTATTTAATGGCATTGTTACCGGCGTGGAAACGGCCCGGTTTACCGGGCATCACGGTGATGTTATTATTACGGGCTATAGCCCAACAATTGTGCTGGACAGCGGCCCGCATTGTAAAAGCTGGGAAAAGAAAACCATTAAAGACATTTCCGGGGACGTACTGAAATTTTTTCCTCAGAACCTGCTGGAAGCCAAAGTGCAGCCGCTTTACAGTGAAGCGCTGGGCTATACCGTACAGTACAGGGAATCCGCGTGGAAATTCCTGCAGCGGATAACCGGTACCTATGGGGAATGGTTGTTCTGGGATGGGCGGAGCCTTGTGATAGGCCCTTCGCCTAACGACGCAAAAATATCCTTACAGTACGGCAATACGTTAAGCCGCTTTAATGTGGCGCTGGAAGCAAGGCCTACGGCAATGCAATATATGAGCTGGGATTATCAGAACAGCCAGGTGTACACCAGTCAGCCCCAGGGGGTGGAACAAAAAGCGGGGCTGAATCCATGGGGCGAGAAAGTATTTAAAAAGGCGCAGGCCGTTTACGGAACCCAACCCAAACAATGGAATTACCGGCATACGAATAATAAGAAGCAGCAGGATGACCTGGCTACAATGCGGAGTGCGGTGGAAAGCAGCAAGATGGTCCGGTTTACCGGGCAGAGCGGTCACCCGGGCGTGGCGTTGGGCGGCCGGATCGAAGTCAGCGGAAATAATGTGTTCAGCGCAGGCGCGGAAGGGTATGGAGAGTACCTGGTTACAACGGTGAATCATTATGTAGATGCAACCGGCAACTATGAGAACGATTTTACCGCTGTGCCGGCCAGCATTAATGTGCCGCCGGTAACGATCCCCAATGATCCGGTATGCGAAACGCAGAGCGCCATTGTAACCGACAACCACGATCCGCAGGGCCTGGGCCGCGTGCGGGTAAAAATGCACTGGATGAACGGGGCCGAAAAGACTCCTTGGATACGGGTGACCAGTCCACATGGCGGAGGCGGTAAAGGCCATTTTTTTATCCCGGAGATCGGGGAAGAGATTATCACCGGTTTTGAAGGAGATAGCGCTACCAAACCTTATGTAATAGGTACGGTATATCATGGTAAGGCGAATAATACGTTCAGTAATGCCAATAATGATATAAAAACCACCCAAACCCGCAGCGGCATTAAACAGACATACAATGATGCAGACGGCAGTTATTACCTCAGTGATAAGGGGGGGGCAGAAAGCGGGGCCGATATGAAGTTTGACGGGGCAGGGAATATTATTACGAATGCCCATACCGTTTATACCTTAAATACGGGTACAAAAACAAACGTGGTGGTGGGTGGTACAAAAGAAGCGCCCGAGGGGCAAAGCAGTTTGTCTATGGACAGTTCCGGTAATATTACTATCGAAAGTAAAACTTCGATCACGCTGAAAGTGGGTGATCACAAAATTGTCATTAATGACAAGGGCATTGAAAATTATGCTACCGGCGCGGCTATAAAACTTTCATCGGTTGCAGGAGTGATCAGCATCATCAGCGACTCCACCACGGATATTAAAACCGGCGGGCCGGATATTACGTTAAATGCCGGCGGCGGTAATGTAAATATTAATTAA
- a CDS encoding S-adenosylmethionine:tRNA ribosyltransferase-isomerase, with protein MHPKELNISDFTYQLPEEKIAFFPLQQRDQSKLLVYNNGIISTDIYQHIDKQLPAGTLAVFNDTKVVEARLLFKKPTGGQIELFCLEPHESYADITTAMLQQGKVRWLCLIGGASKWKNGQVLQLGFPEHDPKMMLEARFLEKRSDCFAIEFSWMPAVLTFAEILHQTGHIPLPPYIKRAADATDEERYQTVYAEHDGSVAAPTAGLHFTKTVLEKLVQKRVQTDFVTLHVGAGTFKPVKATVMQEHEMHAEFISVNAELIKKIIAQEGRPVVAIGTTSLRTLESLYWLGTKLLQNKDCFDDGLPFLSQWEVYELPPAPLTAALNALLEYMEQKQSAAFVAKTQIIIAPGYAFKVVDGLVTNFHQPSSTLLLLVAAFIGEDWRRVYNYALENDFRFLSYGDGSLLWRRRDA; from the coding sequence TTGCATCCCAAAGAACTGAACATATCCGATTTTACCTATCAGCTCCCGGAAGAAAAGATCGCTTTTTTCCCCTTGCAGCAGCGGGATCAATCAAAATTGCTCGTTTACAATAACGGCATTATAAGTACAGACATTTATCAACATATTGATAAACAATTACCTGCAGGCACATTGGCTGTTTTTAACGACACAAAAGTGGTGGAGGCCCGTTTACTTTTTAAAAAGCCAACGGGCGGACAAATCGAACTTTTTTGCCTGGAGCCGCATGAGTCTTACGCAGACATAACGACTGCCATGTTGCAACAGGGCAAAGTGCGTTGGCTTTGCTTGATCGGCGGTGCTTCCAAATGGAAAAACGGCCAGGTACTGCAACTTGGTTTTCCCGAGCATGATCCCAAAATGATGCTGGAAGCCCGTTTTCTTGAAAAACGAAGCGATTGTTTTGCAATTGAGTTCAGTTGGATGCCTGCAGTGCTGACTTTCGCAGAAATATTACACCAAACCGGACATATCCCCTTGCCTCCCTATATAAAAAGAGCAGCGGATGCAACCGATGAAGAACGTTATCAAACGGTTTATGCTGAGCATGATGGTTCCGTAGCGGCTCCAACGGCCGGGTTGCATTTTACCAAAACAGTTCTGGAAAAGCTGGTGCAAAAACGGGTTCAAACCGACTTTGTAACGCTGCACGTGGGTGCCGGTACGTTTAAACCCGTGAAAGCCACCGTGATGCAGGAGCACGAGATGCATGCCGAATTTATTTCGGTAAATGCGGAGCTGATAAAAAAAATAATAGCCCAGGAAGGCCGTCCTGTGGTTGCCATCGGAACTACTTCCTTACGTACGCTGGAATCCCTGTACTGGCTGGGCACGAAACTATTGCAAAACAAGGATTGCTTTGACGACGGGCTCCCTTTTTTAAGCCAGTGGGAGGTTTATGAGTTACCGCCGGCACCTCTGACAGCCGCGTTGAACGCGCTGCTGGAATATATGGAACAAAAACAGTCTGCTGCATTTGTGGCAAAAACGCAGATCATTATTGCACCGGGTTATGCCTTTAAAGTAGTGGACGGATTGGTCACTAATTTCCATCAGCCTTCTTCCACCCTGCTTTTACTGGTTGCAGCTTTTATAGGCGAAGACTGGCGGCGGGTTTACAATTATGCGCTGGAAAACGACTTCCGCTTTTTGAGCTATGGCGACGGGAGCCTGCTATGGAGGCGAAGAGATGCTTGA
- a CDS encoding DUF4293 domain-containing protein, translated as MIQRKQTLWLLLSLICAVLTFEFPFYNGTVINGTEGVTGAEITALDNIWLLLLTSGIILLGAAAIFLYKNRKLQLRLTFIGLLASLGLIALYVRYMENFEPGGRISLTALLTLGIVVGFFLAQRGIRRDQKLIKDLDRLR; from the coding sequence ATGATCCAGAGAAAACAAACCCTGTGGTTATTGCTGTCGCTGATCTGCGCAGTGCTAACCTTTGAATTTCCTTTTTATAACGGTACGGTTATTAATGGTACGGAGGGGGTGACCGGCGCAGAAATTACCGCTTTGGATAATATCTGGCTGCTGCTGTTGACCAGCGGTATCATATTGCTGGGGGCCGCGGCCATCTTTCTGTATAAAAACCGGAAACTCCAGCTCCGTCTAACCTTTATCGGGTTACTGGCTTCCCTGGGGTTGATCGCATTATATGTGCGCTATATGGAAAACTTTGAACCCGGAGGGCGGATATCGCTTACCGCATTATTAACATTGGGGATCGTTGTTGGCTTTTTCTTGGCCCAGCGCGGCATCCGGAGAGATCAGAAACTGATAAAGGATCTGGACCGGCTGAGATAG
- a CDS encoding serine hydroxymethyltransferase: MQQDNIVFDLINKELDRQRNGIELIASENFASLPVIKAMGTVLTNKYAEGYPGKRYYGGCEVVDEIESLAIDRLKKIFNLSWANVQPHSGAQANAAVFFAALNPGDKIMGLNLSMGGHLTHGSPVNFSGKHYQVISYGVVKETGLVDYEDLEAKALAEKPKMIICGASAYSRDWDYARIRAVADKVGAIVMADIAHPAGLIAAGLLNDPFEHCHIVTSTTHKTLRGPRGGIIMSRNDFENPWGHKDPKGNTRTMSQLLDLAVFPGMQGGPLEHIIAAKAVSFGEILSEDWKVYGKQIIANAQAMAKSFVDKGYKLISDGTDNHLMLIDLRNKNLTGKKAQETLDKAHITLNKNAVPFDDKSPFVTSGIRVGVPAVTTRGMKEADVTHVVELIDKVLMNADDASVIASVKEEVNAFMQQFPLYPELS; this comes from the coding sequence ATGCAACAGGATAATATTGTATTTGACCTTATTAATAAGGAACTGGACCGCCAGCGTAATGGCATTGAACTGATCGCCTCCGAAAATTTTGCTTCCCTCCCGGTAATAAAAGCCATGGGAACCGTGTTAACCAATAAGTATGCAGAAGGATACCCCGGAAAGCGTTATTATGGCGGATGTGAGGTGGTGGATGAGATCGAATCCCTGGCTATTGACCGCTTAAAAAAGATCTTTAACCTTAGCTGGGCCAATGTGCAGCCTCATAGCGGGGCGCAGGCGAATGCGGCCGTTTTCTTTGCAGCACTGAACCCGGGCGATAAAATAATGGGACTGAACCTGAGCATGGGCGGGCACCTGACACATGGTAGCCCCGTAAATTTCAGCGGGAAACATTACCAGGTGATCTCTTACGGAGTGGTAAAAGAAACCGGTTTGGTGGATTATGAAGATCTTGAAGCAAAAGCATTGGCCGAAAAGCCCAAAATGATCATTTGCGGTGCTTCGGCTTACAGCCGGGATTGGGATTATGCCCGCATCCGCGCCGTTGCCGATAAAGTGGGCGCTATTGTTATGGCAGACATCGCACATCCTGCGGGATTGATTGCTGCCGGCTTGTTAAACGACCCGTTTGAGCATTGTCATATTGTTACCAGTACCACCCATAAAACATTGCGTGGCCCACGTGGCGGTATTATCATGTCGCGGAATGATTTTGAAAATCCCTGGGGACATAAAGATCCAAAAGGCAATACCCGTACCATGAGCCAATTGTTGGACCTGGCGGTATTCCCCGGCATGCAGGGCGGGCCGCTGGAACATATCATTGCAGCAAAAGCCGTTTCCTTTGGCGAAATTTTGTCGGAGGACTGGAAAGTTTACGGAAAGCAGATTATCGCCAACGCACAGGCCATGGCAAAGTCTTTTGTTGATAAAGGCTATAAGCTGATCAGCGACGGAACAGATAACCACCTGATGTTGATTGATCTGCGTAATAAAAATCTTACAGGCAAAAAAGCACAGGAAACATTGGATAAGGCACATATTACGCTTAATAAAAACGCAGTGCCTTTTGATGATAAATCGCCATTTGTTACGTCCGGGATCCGCGTTGGGGTGCCGGCAGTTACAACCCGCGGTATGAAAGAAGCCGATGTAACCCATGTAGTGGAGCTGATTGATAAAGTGCTGATGAATGCGGACGATGCATCGGTGATCGCTTCTGTGAAAGAAGAGGTAAACGCATTTATGCAGCAATTTCCTCTATATCCGGAGCTGAGCTAA
- a CDS encoding sugar phosphate nucleotidyltransferase, which produces MKAVIPVAGAGTKLRPQSYTQPKALIPLAGKTVLSFIIDQLKAAGIEEFIFIVGFLGEKIADYVKEHHPDIKAHYVSQQERRGIGHAINLAKNIIENDEVFISLGDTICEYDVQMVLNNPHSMIGIRKVDNPRDFGVAEIDANGFIETVVEKPYIPKSNMAMVGIYKIKETGLLFDCLATNIHKGLLTHGEFTITDALDCMIQKGVQFEAFKVDNWFDAGNKETLLRSNATLLRKYRSSADPLQYENSVIIPPVSIAGGCVIKNSIVGPNVTLGENTLVDQSIVRNSIVGAYSNLFDIVLEDSLIGSDSSLKGETRSLNIGDNTSIDLG; this is translated from the coding sequence ATGAAAGCAGTTATACCGGTTGCAGGGGCTGGAACAAAGCTACGACCGCAGAGTTACACACAGCCAAAGGCGTTGATTCCCCTGGCAGGCAAAACCGTACTGAGTTTTATTATTGATCAGCTAAAAGCTGCAGGAATTGAAGAATTTATATTCATCGTTGGTTTTTTGGGAGAAAAGATCGCTGATTATGTAAAAGAACATCACCCTGATATTAAGGCGCATTATGTGAGTCAGCAGGAACGCCGCGGTATCGGCCATGCCATTAACCTGGCGAAAAATATTATTGAAAATGATGAAGTGTTCATTTCATTAGGAGATACCATCTGTGAATATGATGTTCAAATGGTACTTAATAATCCTCATTCCATGATCGGCATCCGGAAAGTGGATAATCCAAGAGATTTTGGCGTTGCGGAGATCGACGCCAATGGTTTTATTGAAACAGTTGTTGAAAAGCCATACATCCCAAAATCCAATATGGCAATGGTGGGCATTTATAAAATAAAGGAAACGGGCTTATTGTTCGACTGCCTGGCTACTAACATTCACAAGGGATTGCTGACACACGGCGAGTTCACCATTACCGATGCACTGGATTGTATGATACAAAAGGGCGTGCAATTTGAAGCCTTTAAGGTAGACAATTGGTTTGATGCCGGCAATAAAGAAACGCTGTTACGATCCAATGCTACCTTGTTAAGAAAATACCGCTCTTCTGCTGACCCCTTGCAATATGAAAATTCAGTGATCATTCCACCGGTAAGCATTGCCGGCGGATGCGTAATAAAGAATTCTATTGTAGGACCTAATGTAACCCTGGGGGAAAATACGCTGGTTGATCAGTCGATCGTCCGCAATTCCATAGTGGGCGCCTATTCCAACCTTTTTGATATTGTACTGGAAGATTCATTAATTGGGTCCGACAGCAGCCTGAAAGGAGAAACCCGCAGCCTGAATATCGGCGATAATACGAGCATTGATCTGGGGTAG
- a CDS encoding cupin domain-containing protein encodes MKVAVKDALLQLKDSKNLFLPLFNHGSLQIEIYKPDKIDHQRPHTQDEVYIVISGKGEFLNNGIITNFAAGDFLFVPAGIEHRFLNFSSDFVTWAIFYGPQGGEQP; translated from the coding sequence ATGAAAGTTGCCGTTAAAGATGCGTTGCTGCAATTGAAGGATTCAAAAAACCTCTTTCTTCCCTTGTTTAATCATGGAAGCCTGCAAATTGAAATCTATAAGCCTGACAAGATTGACCATCAGCGCCCGCATACACAGGATGAAGTATACATTGTTATTTCAGGGAAAGGTGAATTTTTGAACAACGGGATCATTACAAACTTTGCCGCCGGAGATTTCTTATTTGTACCTGCCGGCATTGAACACCGGTTCCTGAATTTCTCAAGCGACTTTGTTACCTGGGCGATTTTCTACGGGCCCCAGGGCGGAGAGCAGCCGTAA
- a CDS encoding NAD(P)H-dependent flavin oxidoreductase yields MHPNRIIQLFQIDYPIIQAGMVWTSGWRLACAVSNAGGLGIIGAGSMYPEVLKEHIQKYKAASQKPFAVNLPLLYPHIEAHINTVIEAQVPIVFTSAGNPKTWTAVLKSNGIKVVQVVSSTRFAIKAEEAGCDAVVAEGFEAGGHNGREETSSMVLIPLVAEAVKIPVIAAGGIATGRQMLAAMVLGAEAVQIGSRFVASEEASGHSNFKHLVINAKEGDTVLSLKQLTPVRLLKNNFYEQVKAAELRGASVAELNELLGRGRAKKGMFEGELEQGELEIGQVSAAIRSILPAAAIIKEIWEEFQAVKKTL; encoded by the coding sequence TTGCATCCGAACCGCATTATACAATTATTTCAAATAGATTATCCGATCATCCAGGCGGGTATGGTGTGGACGAGCGGATGGCGCCTGGCCTGTGCGGTAAGTAACGCGGGCGGGTTGGGCATCATCGGGGCGGGATCTATGTATCCTGAAGTTTTAAAAGAGCATATACAAAAATATAAGGCCGCATCGCAAAAACCTTTTGCAGTGAACCTTCCGCTTTTATACCCTCATATTGAGGCGCACATAAATACCGTCATCGAAGCACAGGTCCCTATTGTTTTTACCAGCGCAGGAAATCCGAAAACATGGACGGCGGTATTAAAAAGCAACGGCATCAAAGTGGTGCAGGTGGTGAGCAGCACCCGGTTTGCGATCAAAGCCGAGGAGGCCGGATGTGATGCCGTGGTAGCCGAAGGTTTTGAAGCCGGCGGGCATAACGGGCGGGAAGAAACCAGCTCTATGGTATTGATCCCGCTTGTTGCCGAAGCCGTAAAGATCCCGGTTATAGCTGCTGGCGGCATTGCTACGGGCCGGCAAATGCTTGCGGCGATGGTGCTGGGCGCCGAAGCCGTGCAGATCGGCAGCCGTTTTGTTGCCAGCGAGGAAGCGTCCGGTCATAGCAACTTCAAGCATCTTGTAATTAACGCAAAAGAAGGCGACACGGTACTTTCCTTAAAACAGCTAACCCCGGTGCGATTGCTAAAAAACAATTTCTATGAACAGGTAAAGGCGGCGGAGCTGCGCGGCGCCTCTGTTGCGGAACTAAATGAACTGTTGGGCCGCGGCCGTGCTAAAAAAGGCATGTTTGAAGGGGAACTGGAGCAAGGGGAACTGGAAATAGGTCAGGTATCCGCTGCCATAAGATCCATACTCCCTGCTGCTGCAATAATAAAAGAGATCTGGGAAGAATTTCAGGCAGTGAAGAAAACACTATAA
- the uvrA gene encoding excinuclease ABC subunit UvrA — protein sequence MAKTKTVQQTDEILIKGARVHNLKNVTVGFPRKKLIVVTGVSGSGKSSLTIDTLYAEGQRRYAESLSAYARQFLNRMNKPDVDYIKNLCPAIAIEQKVITRTPRSTVGTMTEIYDYLRLLFARVGTTISPVSGKEVKKDDVADVIHVIEKLPEGTRVFILVHFKLHANRNVREELNILLQKGFTRVAVGGTNDKAGVEILDIEELLEQDDAAIGKTLGITKTKASKTVYILIDRIVSRALDEDDLHRLGDSIGTAFFEGEGELFLETVTAEGKTKLLGFNNRFELDGIVFEEPQPNLFSFNNPLGACPTCEGFSLVLGIDADLVLPDKRLSVFEGAVAPWKGEKLGKWKDRFIKAAARYDFPIHKPVADLTKEQYQLLWQGNGSVYGINDFFKEVEQNLYKVQYRVLLSRYRGRTTCPDCNGYRLRKEALYVKVGGHNIGELCAMAAKDLKEWFQKLQLPEHKAAIAKRILIEINNRLDTLVKVGLGYLTMSRVANTLSGGESQRIQLTRSLGSNLTNSLYILDEPSIGLHSRDTDNLIKVLKELRDLNNTVVVVEHDEMVMKHADHIIDMGPLASHLGGEVVAAGAYKDLIKDKNSLTGKYLSGQFSIEPPKTVRKWNRFIKVEGARHNNLRDITVTFPLNVFTVVSGVSGSGKTTLVKQILYPALQKIKGEFSGDKVGFHKAITGDVESIQQIEMVDQNPIGKSSRSNPVTYIKAYDEIRDLFAKQPLSKMRGFQPKHFSFNVDGGRCDTCKGEGEQVVEMQFLADVHLVCESCGGKRFKEEVLEVKYHEKSIHDVLELSVDEAIEFFKGEKKIAEAIQPLSDVGLGYVKLGQSSDTLSGGEAQRVKLASFLGKGKNSNKVLFIFDEPTTGLHFHDIKKLLASFNALIEQGHSVLVIEHNIDVIKSADWLIELGPEAGDGGGELVYEGIPAGIKKVKASYTGKYLE from the coding sequence ATGGCAAAAACAAAAACGGTGCAGCAAACGGATGAGATACTGATAAAGGGAGCGAGGGTACACAATCTTAAAAATGTAACCGTTGGGTTCCCAAGAAAAAAGCTTATTGTGGTAACAGGCGTTTCAGGTTCGGGTAAATCTTCGCTTACAATAGATACGCTTTATGCTGAAGGGCAGCGCCGCTACGCGGAGAGCCTGAGCGCCTATGCCCGCCAGTTTTTAAACCGGATGAATAAGCCCGATGTGGATTACATTAAAAATCTTTGTCCGGCCATTGCTATCGAACAAAAAGTAATTACCCGTACGCCCCGGAGCACGGTGGGTACTATGACGGAGATCTATGATTACTTGCGGTTGTTATTTGCACGGGTGGGTACTACTATTTCGCCTGTGTCCGGAAAAGAAGTAAAGAAAGATGATGTGGCCGATGTGATCCATGTCATCGAAAAACTGCCGGAGGGTACCAGGGTATTTATACTGGTGCATTTTAAACTGCATGCTAACCGGAATGTGCGCGAGGAGCTGAATATATTGCTGCAAAAGGGTTTTACAAGAGTTGCCGTTGGCGGAACAAATGATAAAGCAGGCGTGGAGATCTTAGATATCGAAGAACTGCTGGAGCAGGATGACGCGGCCATTGGGAAAACATTGGGCATCACGAAAACAAAAGCTTCTAAAACTGTTTATATTTTAATTGACCGTATTGTATCGCGGGCATTGGATGAAGATGATTTGCACCGGCTGGGTGATTCTATTGGTACCGCTTTTTTTGAAGGCGAAGGCGAATTGTTTCTGGAAACGGTAACTGCTGAAGGAAAAACAAAATTGTTGGGTTTCAATAACCGGTTTGAACTGGACGGGATTGTATTTGAAGAACCGCAACCGAATCTTTTTTCATTTAATAATCCATTAGGCGCTTGCCCAACCTGCGAGGGTTTTAGCCTGGTGCTGGGTATTGATGCCGACCTGGTGCTGCCAGACAAACGACTGAGTGTTTTTGAAGGAGCCGTAGCGCCGTGGAAAGGAGAGAAACTGGGCAAATGGAAAGACCGTTTTATTAAAGCCGCGGCCCGCTATGATTTTCCAATACATAAGCCGGTAGCGGATCTTACGAAAGAACAATACCAGCTATTGTGGCAGGGGAACGGCAGTGTGTATGGTATTAATGATTTCTTTAAAGAAGTAGAGCAAAACCTGTACAAAGTACAGTACCGCGTATTGCTGAGCCGTTACAGGGGACGTACCACCTGTCCCGATTGTAACGGGTACCGGTTACGCAAAGAAGCATTGTATGTAAAAGTAGGCGGCCATAATATTGGCGAGCTCTGTGCCATGGCTGCAAAGGATCTGAAGGAATGGTTTCAGAAGCTGCAACTGCCGGAGCATAAAGCCGCCATTGCCAAACGGATCCTGATCGAGATCAACAACCGGCTGGATACCCTGGTAAAAGTGGGCCTGGGCTATTTAACCATGAGCCGGGTAGCCAACACATTGAGCGGTGGTGAGAGCCAGCGGATACAGTTAACGAGAAGCCTGGGAAGTAACCTGACAAACTCTTTGTACATTTTGGATGAGCCTTCCATCGGGTTGCATTCACGGGATACGGATAACCTGATCAAAGTACTAAAAGAATTGCGCGATCTGAATAATACGGTGGTGGTGGTAGAGCATGATGAAATGGTGATGAAACATGCGGATCATATCATTGATATGGGGCCGCTGGCATCACACCTGGGCGGTGAAGTAGTGGCGGCGGGAGCGTATAAAGATCTGATAAAGGATAAGAACAGCCTGACGGGGAAATATTTAAGTGGCCAGTTTTCTATTGAACCTCCCAAAACCGTTCGCAAATGGAACCGCTTCATAAAAGTGGAAGGTGCGCGGCATAATAATCTCCGCGATATTACCGTAACCTTTCCTTTAAATGTATTTACGGTGGTAAGCGGGGTTAGCGGCAGCGGGAAAACGACGTTGGTGAAACAGATCCTGTACCCGGCGTTGCAAAAAATAAAAGGAGAGTTCAGTGGCGATAAAGTAGGTTTTCATAAAGCCATTACGGGTGATGTGGAAAGTATCCAGCAGATTGAAATGGTAGATCAGAACCCGATAGGAAAATCTTCCCGTAGCAACCCTGTAACCTATATAAAAGCCTATGATGAAATACGCGATCTTTTTGCAAAGCAACCGTTGAGTAAAATGCGCGGATTTCAGCCCAAGCATTTTTCTTTTAATGTGGACGGTGGCCGCTGCGATACCTGCAAGGGCGAAGGCGAACAGGTGGTGGAAATGCAGTTCCTTGCTGATGTGCACCTCGTTTGTGAAAGCTGTGGCGGCAAGCGTTTTAAGGAAGAAGTACTGGAAGTAAAATATCATGAGAAAAGCATTCATGATGTGCTGGAACTCAGCGTGGATGAGGCTATTGAATTTTTTAAAGGAGAAAAGAAAATAGCGGAAGCGATACAACCCCTAAGCGATGTAGGGTTGGGTTATGTAAAGCTGGGGCAATCGTCTGATACCTTGTCGGGCGGCGAGGCGCAACGGGTAAAACTGGCCTCGTTCCTGGGGAAGGGGAAAAACAGTAATAAGGTCTTATTTATTTTTGATGAGCCCACCACCGGATTGCATTTTCATGATATAAAAAAATTACTGGCTTCTTTTAATGCGCTGATCGAACAGGGCCATTCCGTGCTGGTGATTGAACATAATATTGATGTAATCAAAAGTGCCGACTGGCTGATAGAACTGGGCCCGGAAGCCGGCGACGGCGGCGGTGAGCTGGTTTATGAAGGCATCCCCGCCGGAATAAAAAAAGTGAAAGCCAGCTATACGGGGAAGTATTTGGAATAA
- a CDS encoding RNA polymerase sigma factor yields MLTYLKKTDNELINLFTKGHTPALDSLLNRYQEKLFNAILFLVKDKYHAEDICQDVFIKIIETLKSGKYKDEGKFLPWAMRIAHNLCVDYFRKLKRIPFTKSSVDHEVLDTINCTEQNVEEKIIAVQNIGKAQDMLKQLPEEQREVIILRHFANLSFKEIAEITGCSINTALGRMRYGLLNLRKMMTGK; encoded by the coding sequence ATGTTAACTTACTTAAAGAAGACTGATAACGAGCTCATAAATCTATTCACAAAAGGACATACGCCGGCACTGGATTCATTATTGAACCGGTACCAGGAGAAACTCTTCAATGCGATCCTTTTCTTAGTAAAGGATAAATACCATGCCGAGGATATTTGCCAGGACGTTTTTATAAAGATCATAGAAACGCTGAAAAGCGGCAAGTATAAGGATGAAGGCAAGTTTTTGCCCTGGGCGATGCGTATTGCCCATAATTTGTGTGTGGATTATTTCAGAAAATTAAAGCGCATCCCTTTTACCAAAAGCAGTGTGGATCATGAAGTGCTGGATACGATCAATTGTACCGAACAGAATGTAGAAGAGAAGATCATTGCGGTTCAAAACATTGGTAAAGCCCAGGACATGCTGAAGCAGTTGCCCGAAGAACAAAGAGAAGTGATCATTCTGCGTCATTTTGCCAATCTTAGTTTTAAAGAAATTGCTGAAATTACCGGGTGCAGCATTAATACAGCACTCGGCAGAATGCGTTACGGCTTGCTCAATCTCCGGAAAATGATGACCGGCAAATAA